From the genome of Dickeya aquatica, one region includes:
- a CDS encoding response regulator — translation MTESTSSLPIADECNGLVLIAEDEPEIADILRAYLTRSGLRTLHAADGRKALELHLGMKPDLVLLDVQMPQLDGWQVLSGIRHRGDTPVIMLTALDQDIDKLTGLRIGADDYVVKPFNPAEVVARVQAVLRRTGLRARSSASRFLRCGVFQVDLENHEVRVELGNTSQILELTLTEFRLLAHMARAPRRVFTREELLVSCLPEGDALSRTVDSHISKLRKKLTQLGLDGVPSCVRGVGYRLGESS, via the coding sequence ATGACTGAGTCCACGTCCTCTCTACCGATAGCCGATGAATGCAATGGATTGGTGCTGATTGCCGAGGATGAGCCAGAAATTGCCGATATTCTGCGCGCGTACCTGACGCGCAGCGGTTTGCGCACGCTGCATGCCGCCGATGGGCGTAAAGCGCTTGAGCTGCATCTCGGTATGAAACCTGATTTGGTGTTGCTGGACGTGCAAATGCCACAGCTCGATGGCTGGCAGGTGTTATCAGGCATACGCCATCGTGGTGACACGCCGGTCATCATGTTGACTGCGCTGGATCAGGACATCGATAAACTGACGGGGCTGCGCATCGGTGCGGATGACTATGTGGTGAAACCGTTTAACCCCGCAGAAGTGGTAGCCCGGGTGCAGGCGGTACTGCGGCGTACCGGCTTGCGGGCGCGGTCATCGGCCTCCCGTTTTCTGCGCTGTGGGGTTTTTCAGGTCGATCTGGAGAATCATGAGGTGAGGGTTGAGCTTGGCAATACCAGCCAGATACTGGAGCTGACGCTGACGGAATTCCGCTTGCTGGCGCATATGGCGCGGGCTCCTCGCCGGGTATTTACCCGTGAAGAGCTGCTGGTTTCGTGCCTGCCGGAAGGCGATGCGCTGTCCAGAACGGTAGATAGCCATATCAGTAAATTGCGCAAAAAACTCACCCAACTGGGGCTGGATGGCGTGCCGTCGTGTGTGCGTGGCGTAGGCTACCGCCTGGGTGAATCGTCATGA
- a CDS encoding ATP-binding protein, giving the protein MKPLGSLSRQLVRSMTLLALSITLLMVVGSYLFYAFMLHISPESLSPSDQWMPTTMEWFWMAGTTLLALMIAVVQAIRLARRILVPLNSVAHSLRQIAGGELNARAQTDDYSLGEAAILVRDFNVMAERLERMAQERAFWNAAIAHELRTPVTILRGRLQGLAEGVFEPDTVLFRNLLTQVEGLGRLIEDLRVVGLAESGHLELRWQQTQLDVEVMAVVNAFGPTLEREGFSLALMLDAPPVCCDPVRIRQALLALLENAQKYAHPGSLAICASVDKGLVCLSVSDSGPGIDPAFADRIFNAFQRGNTPHSDPYRRHHKGSGLGLAVVQAIALAHGGQARCSPSATGGARFALHWPVSPLPLPPPGGIPPVAVPPS; this is encoded by the coding sequence ATGAAACCACTGGGGAGCCTGAGCCGACAACTGGTGCGTTCGATGACGCTGCTGGCACTGTCGATCACGTTGCTGATGGTGGTGGGATCGTATCTTTTTTATGCCTTCATGCTGCATATCTCGCCAGAAAGCCTGTCGCCGAGTGACCAGTGGATGCCGACGACCATGGAGTGGTTCTGGATGGCTGGCACCACCTTGCTGGCGCTGATGATTGCCGTGGTTCAGGCCATCAGGCTGGCGCGCCGTATTCTGGTGCCGCTCAATTCGGTGGCACACAGCCTGCGCCAGATAGCCGGGGGGGAGTTGAACGCCCGCGCGCAAACTGACGATTACTCACTGGGCGAAGCGGCGATACTGGTACGGGATTTTAATGTGATGGCCGAGCGGCTGGAGCGCATGGCACAAGAGCGGGCCTTCTGGAATGCGGCCATCGCCCATGAGTTACGCACCCCGGTGACGATTTTGCGTGGGCGGTTGCAAGGTTTGGCGGAAGGGGTGTTCGAGCCGGATACCGTCTTGTTCCGCAATTTATTGACTCAGGTCGAGGGGCTGGGGCGATTGATCGAGGATTTACGGGTGGTTGGCTTGGCTGAAAGCGGGCATCTGGAGCTACGCTGGCAGCAAACCCAGCTTGATGTTGAAGTGATGGCTGTGGTGAATGCATTCGGGCCGACGCTTGAGCGCGAAGGGTTCAGCCTGGCGCTGATGCTTGATGCGCCACCGGTGTGCTGTGACCCGGTGCGTATTCGTCAGGCACTGCTGGCATTGCTGGAAAATGCGCAAAAGTACGCCCACCCAGGCTCGCTTGCTATCTGCGCCAGTGTGGATAAGGGCCTGGTCTGCCTGAGCGTGTCGGACAGTGGCCCCGGCATCGACCCGGCCTTTGCCGATAGAATTTTTAATGCCTTTCAACGCGGCAACACGCCACACAGCGATCCGTACCGTCGCCACCATAAAGGCAGCGGGCTGGGGCTGGCCGTGGTGCAGGCGATCGCACTGGCGCACGGTGGGCAGGCGCGTTGCAGCCCCTCCGCAACGGGGGGCGCACGGTTTGCGCTGCACTGGCCGGTATCGCCGTTGCCATTACCTCCGCCGGGCGGTATCCCCCCTGTTGCCGTACCGCCCTCGTAG
- a CDS encoding LysR substrate-binding domain-containing protein: MINPSHFDLHSLRLFLQVARLGSLTKTAATHHMTLSALSKRMAELERTVDCALFIRLPRGLALTAAGKELVQHARQVLSRVERMAADMQDYATGVRGQVHIWANTSAIIEFLPQELAVFLQLHPLVRIHLEEKLSETVVSALLTGQADLGIFADNVPSPGVEKIPYREDQLVVLVSSQHPLAGRQEVAFADTLPYDFVGLNNGSSLLKLLQDAAEDNGNILRLRIQVSSFDGICRMTEAGLGISILPEGAVRPEILGTGLHAIRLSDSWAQRRLWLGIKDGATLQPEAANLLAHLRQSASR; the protein is encoded by the coding sequence ATGATCAATCCCAGCCATTTTGACTTGCACTCACTGCGCCTGTTTTTACAGGTCGCTCGTCTCGGCAGCCTGACCAAAACCGCCGCCACCCACCACATGACCTTATCAGCCCTGAGTAAACGCATGGCCGAGCTGGAGCGCACGGTGGATTGTGCGCTGTTTATCCGCCTGCCGCGCGGGCTGGCACTCACCGCTGCGGGCAAAGAACTGGTACAGCACGCCCGTCAGGTGTTAAGCCGCGTCGAGCGCATGGCTGCCGACATGCAAGATTACGCCACCGGCGTGCGCGGGCAGGTGCATATATGGGCGAACACCTCAGCCATCATCGAATTTCTGCCACAGGAACTGGCCGTTTTTTTACAGCTTCACCCGTTGGTACGCATTCATCTGGAAGAAAAGCTCAGTGAAACGGTGGTCAGCGCGCTGTTAACCGGCCAGGCTGATTTGGGTATTTTCGCTGATAATGTGCCCTCGCCGGGGGTGGAGAAAATCCCCTATCGGGAAGATCAACTGGTGGTGCTGGTTTCTTCGCAACACCCGCTGGCCGGGCGACAGGAGGTCGCGTTTGCCGATACCCTGCCCTACGATTTTGTCGGCCTGAATAATGGCAGCTCGTTGCTTAAACTGCTGCAAGATGCCGCTGAAGATAACGGCAACATACTGCGCCTGCGCATTCAGGTCAGCAGTTTTGACGGCATCTGCCGGATGACGGAGGCCGGGCTTGGCATCAGTATTTTGCCCGAAGGCGCAGTGCGCCCGGAAATTCTGGGCACCGGGCTGCACGCCATTCGACTGAGCGACAGCTGGGCACAGCGTCGGCTGTGGCTCGGCATCAAAGACGGGGCCACGCTACAGCCAGAGGCCGCTAACCTGCTGGCCCACCTGCGTCAGTCTGCCAGCCGGTAG
- a CDS encoding efflux RND transporter periplasmic adaptor subunit translates to MNIRLPLSQPDIAALTRNRPHAGGPLPRLSGSVISGHAVSGGKLHRTGKWLNACVLGLCGLLLSGCDKPEVAPISLPPAVTVKAVTPATVTLKEELPGRVTALRTAEIRPQVSGIIQRRLFEQGAEIQAGQPLFQINPAPFKADVDSASAALQRARSVLNRAQIQVNRLKPLLSSGAISQQSYDDAIAQRDQAAADVAQANATLARRQLDLTFATIESPISGRIDQALITEGALVSSTDSTALARVQQIDNVYVDVRQPATSLERLREMLASRDGSHEAMAVEILRSDGQPYPVQASMLFSGINVDTSTGDVLVRILVDNPQRQLLPGMFVRARLPRSHYDDAMLVPQQAVTHNGSTANVWVVDGQKKAHTAEVKLGELINQQYRIQAGLQPGQLVVVEGGDKLSEGVTVSTQYWGRMASATPDASR, encoded by the coding sequence ATGAATATCCGACTCCCTTTATCCCAACCTGATATCGCCGCATTAACCCGCAACCGCCCCCATGCGGGCGGCCCGTTACCGCGCTTGTCGGGTAGCGTTATCTCCGGTCACGCGGTATCCGGTGGTAAGTTACACCGTACCGGAAAATGGCTGAACGCTTGTGTCCTCGGGCTTTGCGGCCTGCTGCTGAGCGGTTGTGATAAGCCTGAGGTCGCGCCTATCTCGCTGCCGCCAGCGGTAACTGTCAAGGCGGTTACACCGGCTACCGTTACGCTAAAAGAGGAGTTACCAGGGCGCGTCACCGCATTACGCACAGCGGAAATTCGCCCGCAGGTCAGCGGCATCATCCAGCGGCGGCTCTTTGAGCAAGGGGCCGAAATTCAGGCCGGACAACCGCTTTTTCAGATTAATCCCGCCCCTTTCAAGGCCGATGTCGATAGCGCCAGCGCCGCCCTACAGCGCGCCCGCTCAGTGCTAAACCGCGCACAAATTCAGGTCAACCGGCTCAAACCGTTGTTGAGTAGCGGAGCCATCAGCCAGCAAAGCTATGACGATGCCATCGCACAGCGCGATCAGGCCGCCGCGGATGTCGCACAAGCCAACGCAACGCTGGCGCGCCGTCAGCTCGATTTAACCTTTGCCACCATCGAGTCACCCATTTCCGGTCGTATCGATCAGGCCCTGATAACCGAAGGTGCGCTGGTCAGCAGCACGGACAGCACCGCGCTGGCACGGGTACAGCAGATTGATAACGTCTACGTGGATGTGCGCCAGCCCGCCACATCACTGGAGCGCCTCAGAGAAATGCTGGCCAGCCGCGATGGTTCCCACGAGGCAATGGCGGTGGAAATTCTGCGCAGTGATGGCCAGCCTTATCCGGTACAGGCCAGCATGTTGTTCTCCGGCATTAATGTTGATACCAGTACCGGTGATGTACTGGTGCGCATTCTGGTCGATAACCCGCAGCGGCAGTTGTTGCCGGGCATGTTTGTGCGCGCCCGGCTGCCTCGCAGCCATTACGATGACGCCATGCTGGTGCCCCAGCAGGCGGTGACACACAACGGCAGTACAGCCAACGTCTGGGTAGTGGATGGTCAGAAAAAGGCCCACACCGCAGAGGTCAAGCTCGGGGAGCTGATTAATCAGCAATACCGTATTCAGGCCGGGCTACAGCCGGGCCAACTGGTGGTGGTGGAAGGCGGCGACAAGCTCAGTGAAGGCGTCACCGTGTCCACCCAATACTGGGGGCGGATGGCTTCTGCAACCCCGGACGCCTCACGTTAA
- a CDS encoding multidrug efflux RND transporter permease subunit encodes MPQFFIQRPIFAVVIALFIVLFGLLALPQLPIARYPSVAPPSVTIIATYPGASPQTLNDSVVSLLERELSGVKNLLYFESTTDTSGLAQISVTFQPGTDPELAQIDVQNRIKTIEPRLPQVVRQNGLQVESASSGFLMLVSLTDSSGRYDPLALNHYLARNIATELRRIDGVGRVQLFGTEQAMRVWVDPNKLLAYGLTLGDVSDAISQQNVLVAPGRLGDTPTLPGQQVTLPLTVQGQLSTPSQFADIVLRARENGAQVRLGDVARVELGAQSYGFSVREKGKSATAAAIQLSPGANAVRTADAINERMRELKFSMPAGMAYSLPFNTAPFVKLSIEKVITTLAEAMILVFLVMYLFLQNVRYTLIPAIVAPIALLGTLSVMLIAGFSINVLTMFGMVLAIGIIVDDAIVVVENVERLMSKERLSPREATAKAMREITGAIIGITLVLSAVFIPMAFASGSVGVIYQQFTLSMATAILFSAFLALTLTPALCATLLKPVDGASHGKRGFFTAFNRGFDRLTQRYEATTRALLKRTGSVLLLFVALVVAVMGIFRALPSDFLPQDDQGYFMTSFQLPSEATEARTLAVVQSFEEYVASRPAVATSISIIGFGFSGSGANTALAFTMLKDGRSRADTTLAEETARAQQAMSHAREGTIMSLMPPAIEDLGTSAGFSLRLLDRANRGQEALLAAQTHLLSLAANSPVVADVYPDGLPPGNSIHLDIDRQKAQALGVSFNTISDALSGAIGSLYVNDFPYSGGMQQVIIQADAPARMQLDDVLNMYVRNTAGGMVSLREVVTPVWRETPQQLTRYQGFPALRISGRAAAGYSSGEAMAEMEQLAAQLPPGFGIEWTGQSLQDSQSAAQTPLLLLLSMVVVFLVLAALYESWLIPLAVILVVPLGLLGALVAVMMRDMPNDVFFRVGLIIVIGLSAKNAILVVEFAKQLHQQGLSLKEAAARAARLRLRPILMTSLAFILGVIPLAFASGTSAETLRAIGTGVLGGMISATVLAILFVPVLFVSVMGIHQRLTRKPAPRLPAPPHNDN; translated from the coding sequence ATGCCGCAATTTTTTATCCAGCGCCCTATCTTTGCCGTCGTGATTGCGCTGTTTATTGTGCTATTCGGCCTGCTTGCCCTGCCACAGCTACCGATAGCCCGTTATCCTTCGGTTGCGCCACCGTCGGTGACAATTATCGCCACTTACCCCGGCGCAAGCCCACAAACTCTGAATGACTCAGTCGTCAGCCTGCTTGAGCGCGAGCTGTCGGGTGTGAAAAACCTGCTGTATTTCGAATCCACAACCGATACCAGCGGCCTGGCGCAAATCAGCGTCACCTTTCAGCCCGGCACCGACCCGGAACTGGCGCAGATTGATGTGCAAAACCGGATCAAGACCATCGAGCCGCGCCTGCCTCAGGTGGTCAGGCAAAATGGGCTACAAGTCGAATCGGCCTCATCCGGGTTTCTGATGCTGGTCAGCCTGACCGACAGCAGCGGGCGTTACGATCCGCTGGCGTTGAACCACTATCTGGCGCGCAATATTGCTACCGAACTGCGCCGCATTGATGGCGTAGGCCGGGTTCAGTTGTTTGGTACGGAACAGGCCATGCGCGTCTGGGTTGATCCGAACAAACTGCTGGCCTATGGCCTGACGCTTGGCGATGTGTCTGACGCCATCAGCCAGCAAAACGTGCTGGTCGCACCTGGCCGACTCGGTGATACGCCGACCCTGCCCGGCCAGCAAGTGACGCTGCCTCTGACGGTACAAGGGCAATTATCCACCCCATCACAATTCGCAGATATCGTGCTGCGGGCCCGGGAAAATGGTGCGCAGGTGCGGCTGGGTGATGTCGCACGCGTTGAACTGGGTGCCCAGTCTTACGGCTTCTCGGTGCGCGAGAAGGGAAAGAGCGCGACCGCCGCCGCCATTCAACTCTCTCCCGGAGCCAACGCCGTGCGCACGGCCGATGCCATCAACGAGCGCATGCGCGAGCTAAAATTCTCCATGCCCGCCGGGATGGCGTATTCACTGCCATTTAATACCGCGCCCTTTGTCAAACTCTCCATCGAGAAGGTGATCACCACGCTGGCAGAAGCCATGATATTGGTGTTTTTGGTGATGTACCTGTTTTTACAAAATGTGCGTTATACCCTTATCCCGGCAATTGTCGCCCCTATTGCACTGCTGGGAACCTTGAGCGTTATGCTCATCGCCGGTTTCTCGATTAACGTGCTGACCATGTTCGGCATGGTGCTGGCGATTGGCATTATTGTCGATGATGCCATCGTGGTGGTGGAAAACGTCGAGCGGCTGATGTCAAAAGAGAGGCTATCGCCCAGGGAGGCGACCGCCAAAGCGATGCGTGAAATCACCGGAGCCATCATCGGGATAACGCTGGTGTTGTCGGCCGTGTTTATTCCAATGGCCTTTGCCAGCGGCTCGGTGGGCGTCATTTATCAGCAATTCACGCTCTCGATGGCGACGGCTATCCTGTTTTCGGCGTTTCTTGCCCTGACGTTAACGCCTGCGCTATGCGCCACATTACTCAAGCCGGTAGACGGCGCATCACACGGCAAACGGGGCTTTTTCACTGCCTTTAACCGAGGGTTTGACCGCCTGACTCAGCGTTATGAAGCGACAACCCGCGCCCTGCTCAAGCGAACGGGTAGCGTGCTGTTGCTGTTTGTTGCGCTGGTGGTGGCCGTGATGGGGATTTTTCGCGCGCTGCCGTCGGACTTTCTGCCGCAAGACGATCAGGGGTACTTTATGACCTCATTCCAGTTACCGTCAGAGGCAACAGAGGCGCGGACTCTGGCCGTCGTTCAATCGTTCGAAGAGTATGTCGCCTCACGCCCTGCGGTTGCCACCAGTATCTCTATTATCGGATTCGGTTTCTCTGGTTCGGGTGCCAACACCGCGCTGGCCTTTACCATGCTAAAAGACGGGCGTTCCCGTGCCGACACCACCCTTGCCGAGGAAACCGCGCGGGCACAGCAGGCGATGTCGCACGCCCGAGAAGGCACCATCATGTCACTGATGCCGCCTGCTATTGAAGATCTCGGCACATCTGCCGGGTTCAGTCTGCGCTTGCTTGACCGCGCCAATCGCGGTCAGGAAGCGTTGCTGGCCGCACAAACGCACCTGCTGTCACTGGCGGCCAACAGCCCGGTCGTGGCAGACGTCTACCCGGACGGCCTGCCACCCGGCAACTCGATTCATCTGGATATTGACCGCCAAAAAGCACAGGCGCTCGGTGTTTCATTTAACACCATCAGCGATGCGCTATCCGGGGCTATCGGGTCGCTGTATGTCAACGACTTCCCCTATTCCGGTGGGATGCAGCAAGTGATTATTCAGGCAGATGCCCCGGCGCGGATGCAGCTTGATGACGTGCTTAACATGTATGTGCGTAACACCGCAGGCGGTATGGTGTCACTGCGCGAAGTGGTCACGCCAGTCTGGCGTGAAACGCCGCAACAACTGACCCGCTATCAAGGCTTTCCGGCGCTGCGTATCTCCGGGCGCGCCGCGGCAGGTTACTCCAGTGGCGAAGCGATGGCAGAAATGGAACAGTTAGCCGCGCAACTCCCTCCCGGCTTTGGTATCGAATGGACCGGACAATCGCTGCAAGATAGCCAATCCGCCGCCCAAACGCCGCTGTTGTTACTGTTATCGATGGTGGTGGTGTTTCTGGTGCTGGCCGCATTATACGAAAGCTGGCTTATTCCTCTGGCAGTGATACTGGTGGTGCCGTTGGGCCTGCTGGGTGCGCTGGTGGCGGTCATGATGCGCGACATGCCCAATGATGTGTTCTTTCGCGTCGGGCTGATTATTGTTATCGGTCTGTCGGCTAAAAACGCCATTCTGGTGGTCGAGTTTGCCAAACAGTTGCATCAGCAAGGGCTCAGCCTGAAAGAGGCCGCCGCCCGCGCCGCCCGCCTGCGATTACGGCCTATCCTGATGACGTCGCTGGCGTTCATCCTTGGGGTGATCCCACTGGCCTTTGCCTCCGGGACCAGTGCAGAAACCCTGCGCGCGATTGGCACCGGTGTGCTGGGTGGCATGATCAGCGCCACGGTGCTGGCAATACTGTTCGTCCCGGTGTTGTTTGTCAGCGTTATGGGGATACATCAGCGCCTGACGCGCAAACCGGCCCCACGGCTGCCTGCCCCACCGCATAACGACAACTAG
- a CDS encoding ABC-F family ATP-binding cassette domain-containing protein, with the protein MSTLLTAHALSVTTPFGTLLDNVSFTLKKGDRLGLIGHNGCGKSTLLHVLDGSLMPQSGSVTRAHHCLLARVEQHLPARLHPLTMLDAVLDCVPVAERPSERWRAQTLLAQMGFAPQDWQLSAGTLSGGQHTRLLLARALVTSPDLLLLDEPSNHLDLPTLLWLERFLQSWSGSFMLVSHDRQLLDSVTNGSYILRDGQLHYFALPCSAAREALAARDSSDAQRHQAEQKEIDRVSASAKRLATWGRVYDNEDLARKAKQMEKHIVRLKEAQTELSRGYQWRLTLSGEAIDADRLLEIHALAVRPAAESPMLFHVALQRLKSGDRVAVIGRNGCGKSSLLRLLWQQFCLGQGGEAIRFHPRLTLGYYDQTLQQLRDDDSLLDALTPFEPQQQVRKMALISAGFAWSRHQQKVATLSGGERARLLFVGLSLARYGMLMLDEPTNHLDLEGKEALAHTLQTFSGGVLLVTHDRTLITQSCNRFWLVEAGQLSEWHDLEALYQHLSEPGTGVLPARPVTPAADEAASVGVDPQQEEQLGQLVALEQQLAQDMARKPKHQKPALQAAWRAEIARLSALLELE; encoded by the coding sequence ATGAGCACATTACTGACCGCACACGCCCTGAGCGTGACCACCCCATTCGGCACTCTGCTGGATAACGTTTCATTTACCCTGAAAAAAGGCGACCGCCTGGGCCTGATTGGCCATAATGGTTGTGGCAAAAGCACGCTGTTGCATGTGCTTGACGGATCGCTGATGCCGCAAAGCGGCAGCGTCACCCGCGCCCATCACTGCCTGCTGGCCCGCGTTGAACAACATCTGCCCGCCCGTTTACACCCGCTGACAATGCTAGACGCCGTGCTTGACTGCGTGCCGGTTGCCGAGCGCCCCAGCGAGCGCTGGCGCGCGCAAACGCTGCTGGCGCAGATGGGCTTTGCGCCACAAGACTGGCAACTGAGCGCCGGTACACTCAGCGGCGGCCAGCATACCCGGCTGTTGCTCGCCAGAGCGCTTGTCACGTCGCCGGATTTACTGCTGCTTGATGAGCCGAGTAACCACCTTGACCTGCCGACGCTGCTGTGGCTTGAGCGGTTTTTACAAAGCTGGAGCGGCAGCTTCATGCTGGTTTCGCATGACCGCCAGTTACTGGATAGCGTGACGAACGGCAGTTATATTTTGCGCGACGGCCAGTTGCATTATTTCGCGCTGCCGTGCAGTGCCGCGCGTGAAGCGCTGGCGGCGCGCGACAGCAGCGATGCGCAGCGCCATCAGGCGGAGCAGAAAGAGATAGATCGTGTCAGCGCCAGTGCCAAACGGCTGGCGACCTGGGGCCGGGTCTACGATAACGAAGATCTGGCGCGCAAAGCCAAGCAGATGGAAAAACACATCGTGCGGCTAAAAGAGGCGCAAACCGAGCTCAGTCGCGGTTATCAGTGGCGTCTTACCCTGAGCGGCGAGGCGATTGATGCCGACCGGTTACTGGAAATCCATGCGCTTGCGGTGCGCCCGGCGGCCGAAAGCCCGATGCTGTTTCACGTCGCACTTCAGCGGCTGAAAAGCGGCGACAGAGTGGCGGTTATCGGGCGTAACGGCTGCGGTAAATCCTCGCTATTGCGCCTGTTATGGCAGCAGTTTTGTCTGGGGCAGGGCGGGGAGGCGATACGCTTTCATCCCCGGCTCACGTTAGGCTATTACGACCAGACCTTACAGCAGCTACGTGATGATGACAGCTTGCTGGATGCGCTGACGCCGTTTGAGCCACAACAGCAGGTGCGCAAAATGGCGCTAATCAGCGCGGGGTTTGCCTGGTCGCGCCATCAACAGAAGGTGGCGACATTAAGCGGTGGCGAGCGTGCCCGGCTGTTGTTTGTCGGGCTGTCGCTGGCGCGCTATGGCATGTTGATGCTCGATGAGCCCACCAACCATCTTGATTTGGAAGGTAAAGAGGCACTGGCGCACACCTTGCAAACCTTCTCCGGCGGCGTGTTGCTGGTGACACACGATCGCACGCTGATAACCCAGAGCTGCAACCGTTTCTGGCTGGTTGAGGCGGGGCAACTGAGCGAATGGCACGATCTGGAGGCGTTATATCAGCACCTGAGCGAGCCGGGTACAGGCGTGCTGCCCGCGCGACCAGTCACGCCTGCTGCCGATGAGGCCGCAAGCGTGGGTGTTGACCCGCAGCAGGAAGAACAGCTTGGCCAACTGGTGGCGCTGGAACAACAGTTGGCACAAGACATGGCGCGTAAACCGAAACATCAAAAACCGGCATTGCAGGCCGCCTGGCGGGCAGAAATAGCCCGCCTGAGCGCGTTGCTGGAGCTGGAATAA
- a CDS encoding VOC family protein, which yields MISHIDHIVLTCVDIAATRHFYTQVLQLREETFGNGRVAFHFGQQKINLHQRGAEFSPHAHLPAPGALDLCFIASEPLEQVMAHVQRCHWPIVEGPVTRTGAMGAIRSIYLRDPDLNLIEIAQYLNGADD from the coding sequence ATGATTAGTCATATTGACCATATCGTACTGACCTGCGTGGATATTGCCGCCACCCGGCATTTCTATACTCAGGTATTACAACTGCGTGAAGAAACCTTCGGCAACGGGCGCGTTGCGTTTCACTTTGGTCAGCAAAAAATCAATCTGCATCAGCGCGGGGCAGAGTTTTCCCCCCATGCTCATCTGCCAGCACCCGGCGCACTCGATCTCTGTTTTATTGCGAGCGAACCGCTGGAACAGGTGATGGCACATGTACAACGCTGCCACTGGCCGATTGTTGAAGGGCCGGTAACACGTACCGGTGCGATGGGGGCGATTCGTTCGATTTACCTGCGCGACCCCGATTTAAACCTGATTGAGATTGCGCAATACCTGAATGGCGCAGACGACTGA
- a CDS encoding sulfite exporter TauE/SafE family protein: MMCLVLGMALGICGGMLGIGGGLIAIPAMGLLFGMNQHMAQGTALVMITPNVLIGFWRYRQRNRIDTRMMLKLCAFASVSAYLAAHVASAIQVNHLQTAFALFLLALAAYYIWQWINSQRSHKPAVVLSPRYLPVLGVISGFMSGIFTVGGGLVVVPALVTLFGFTQTQAQGMALALVVPGALAALASYAQAGHVDWATGVPLAIGGILSVSWGVALAHKLPVVALRLAFCLVLVGVALVMLLGK; this comes from the coding sequence ATGATGTGTTTGGTGCTGGGGATGGCGCTTGGCATTTGCGGTGGAATGTTAGGGATAGGTGGCGGGTTGATTGCTATTCCGGCGATGGGGTTATTGTTTGGCATGAATCAGCATATGGCACAGGGCACGGCGCTGGTGATGATAACGCCGAACGTCTTGATAGGCTTTTGGCGTTATCGGCAACGTAACCGTATTGATACCCGCATGATGCTGAAACTCTGTGCCTTTGCCTCGGTGTCTGCCTATCTGGCAGCCCATGTTGCCTCGGCCATTCAGGTTAATCATCTGCAAACCGCGTTTGCCCTGTTCCTGCTGGCGCTGGCGGCCTACTACATCTGGCAGTGGATCAACAGCCAGCGTAGCCACAAACCGGCGGTGGTACTCTCGCCACGTTATCTGCCGGTGCTGGGGGTTATCAGTGGTTTTATGTCGGGGATTTTTACCGTCGGCGGCGGACTGGTGGTGGTGCCTGCGCTGGTGACGCTGTTTGGTTTTACCCAGACGCAGGCGCAAGGGATGGCGCTGGCGCTGGTGGTACCCGGTGCGCTGGCCGCGCTGGCTTCTTACGCGCAGGCCGGTCATGTGGATTGGGCAACCGGCGTGCCGCTGGCTATCGGCGGTATTCTCAGCGTGTCATGGGGTGTGGCGCTGGCGCATAAATTGCCGGTGGTCGCGCTGCGTTTGGCGTTCTGTCTGGTGCTGGTTGGCGTGGCGCTGGTGATGTTGTTGGGTAAATAA